A portion of the Pseudomonas sp. GR 6-02 genome contains these proteins:
- a CDS encoding ABC transporter permease subunit, with amino-acid sequence MQDAGKPLMISLEEQNQVAMRVSDKGQALFFDIDSGAELRRVDLPIPAGTSVTSIGEDQPGHPLVAVGLSNGQVLVFRHTYKVSYPDGKKTISPAIEYPYGETPIVLNEAGGALEHVSLNATDSTLLLAGSTGAQLHVMSLTSEENMMTGEVTNEQKRIDLPQMTEPVKNIFVDPRQQWLYVVNGRAQADVFSLRDKSLNGRYKLLEDGDAEITASTQLVGGISLILGDSKGGLAQWFMARDHDGELRLKQIRTFQMGAAPIVEITAEERRKGFVALDASGKLGVFHSTAHRTLLVDQVVDGQGLFGLSPRANRVIVEQGGKLQPLLLDNPHPEVSWSALWSKVWYENYDEPKYVWQSTAANTDFEPKLSLSPLTFGTLKAAFYAMLLAAPLAVAAAIYTAYFMAPGMRRKVKPVIELMEAMPTVILGFFAGLFLAPYVEGHLPGIFSLLMLLPIGILVAGFVFSRLPESIRLKVPDGWESAILIPVILFVGWLSLYMSPYMEAWFFGGDMRMWISHDLGITYDQRNALVVGLAMGFAVIPNIYSIAEDAVFSVPRGLTLGSLALGATPWQTMTRVVILTASPGIFSALMIGMGRAVGETMIVLMATGNTPVMEMNLFEGLRTLAANVAVEMPESEVGGSHYRVLFLSALVLLLFTFIMNTLAELIRQRLRKKYSSL; translated from the coding sequence ATGCAAGACGCCGGCAAGCCGCTGATGATCTCCCTTGAAGAACAGAACCAGGTGGCCATGCGGGTTTCCGACAAGGGCCAGGCGCTATTCTTTGATATCGATAGCGGCGCCGAACTGCGCCGTGTCGACCTGCCGATCCCGGCCGGTACCAGCGTGACCTCCATCGGTGAAGATCAACCCGGCCATCCATTGGTCGCAGTGGGGTTGTCCAACGGTCAGGTGCTGGTGTTCCGTCACACCTATAAAGTCAGCTACCCGGACGGCAAGAAAACCATCTCGCCGGCCATCGAATACCCGTACGGCGAAACGCCAATCGTGCTGAACGAGGCGGGCGGCGCTCTGGAGCACGTCAGCCTCAATGCCACCGATTCGACCCTGCTGCTGGCTGGCTCCACTGGTGCGCAACTGCATGTCATGTCGCTGACCAGCGAAGAAAACATGATGACCGGCGAAGTCACCAACGAGCAGAAACGTATCGACCTGCCGCAAATGACCGAGCCAGTGAAGAACATCTTCGTCGACCCGCGTCAGCAGTGGCTGTACGTGGTCAACGGTCGTGCTCAGGCTGACGTTTTCAGCCTGCGCGACAAGAGTCTCAACGGTCGCTACAAATTGCTCGAAGACGGCGATGCCGAGATTACCGCCAGCACCCAGCTGGTGGGTGGTATCTCACTGATCCTCGGCGACTCCAAGGGCGGTCTCGCCCAGTGGTTCATGGCTCGCGATCACGATGGCGAACTGCGCCTGAAGCAAATCCGCACCTTCCAGATGGGCGCTGCGCCGATTGTTGAAATCACCGCCGAAGAACGTCGAAAAGGCTTCGTTGCCCTTGATGCGTCCGGCAAGCTCGGCGTGTTCCACAGCACCGCGCACCGCACTTTGCTGGTGGATCAGGTGGTCGACGGCCAAGGCCTGTTCGGCCTGTCGCCACGGGCCAACCGCGTGATCGTGGAGCAGGGCGGCAAGCTGCAACCGTTGCTGCTCGACAACCCGCACCCGGAGGTTTCCTGGAGCGCGTTGTGGAGCAAAGTCTGGTACGAGAACTACGACGAGCCTAAATACGTCTGGCAATCGACTGCCGCCAACACCGACTTCGAACCCAAGCTGAGCCTCTCGCCGCTGACCTTCGGTACCCTGAAAGCCGCGTTCTACGCCATGCTGCTGGCCGCGCCCCTGGCCGTCGCCGCAGCGATCTACACCGCGTACTTCATGGCCCCGGGCATGCGTCGCAAGGTCAAACCGGTGATCGAACTGATGGAAGCGATGCCGACGGTGATCCTCGGCTTCTTCGCCGGCCTGTTCCTCGCACCGTATGTAGAAGGGCATTTGCCGGGCATCTTCAGCCTGCTGATGCTCCTGCCGATCGGCATTCTGGTGGCCGGTTTCGTCTTCAGTCGCCTGCCTGAGTCGATCCGCCTGAAAGTGCCGGACGGCTGGGAAAGCGCGATCCTGATTCCGGTGATTCTGTTCGTGGGCTGGCTGTCGCTGTACATGAGCCCGTACATGGAAGCCTGGTTCTTCGGCGGTGACATGCGTATGTGGATCTCCCACGACCTGGGCATCACCTACGACCAGCGCAACGCTCTGGTGGTCGGCCTGGCCATGGGCTTTGCAGTCATCCCGAACATCTACTCGATCGCCGAAGACGCCGTGTTCAGCGTGCCGCGCGGCCTGACCCTCGGTTCCCTGGCCCTTGGCGCCACGCCGTGGCAGACCATGACTCGCGTGGTGATCCTCACCGCCAGCCCGGGCATCTTCTCGGCGCTGATGATCGGCATGGGCCGTGCGGTCGGTGAAACCATGATCGTGCTGATGGCCACCGGTAACACCCCGGTCATGGAAATGAACCTGTTCGAAGGCCTGCGCACACTGGCAGCCAACGTCGCGGTGGAAATGCCCGAATCGGAAGTCGGCGGCAGCCACTACCGCGTGCTGTTCCTCTCGGCGCTGGTGCTGCTGTTGTTCACCTTCATCATGAACACCCTCGCGGAACTGATTCGTCAGCGTCTGCGCAAGAAATACTCGTCGCTTTAA
- a CDS encoding phosphate ABC transporter substrate-binding protein PstS, with protein sequence MKLKRLMAAMTFVAAGVATANAVAAVDPAIPSYTKTTGVSGNLSSVGSDTLANLMTLWAENYKKEYPNVNIQIQAAGSATAPPALTEGTSNLGPMSRKMKDTELAAFEQKYGYKPTAIPVAVDALAVFVHKDNPIQHLTMEQVDAIFSSTRLCGAKADVKTWGDLGVTGDLANKPVQLFGRNSVSGTYGYFKEEALCKGDYKPNVNEQPGSASVVQSISSSLNGIGYSGIGYKTASVKTVALAKKGSTDFIEDSEENALNGKYPLSRFLYVYVNKAPNKPLAPLEAEFVKLVLSKQGQEVVVKDGYIPLPAKVAAKALADLGLAEGGAEVAKK encoded by the coding sequence ATGAAACTGAAGCGTTTGATGGCGGCAATGACTTTTGTCGCTGCTGGCGTTGCGACTGCCAACGCGGTTGCCGCTGTTGACCCTGCTATCCCGAGCTACACCAAGACCACTGGTGTGTCGGGCAACCTGTCCAGCGTCGGCTCCGATACCCTGGCCAACCTCATGACCCTGTGGGCTGAGAACTACAAAAAAGAATACCCGAACGTAAACATCCAGATTCAGGCCGCTGGCTCTGCCACCGCGCCACCTGCGCTGACTGAAGGCACCTCCAACCTGGGCCCGATGAGCCGCAAGATGAAGGACACCGAACTGGCGGCCTTCGAGCAGAAGTACGGCTACAAGCCAACCGCTATCCCGGTGGCCGTGGACGCCCTGGCGGTCTTCGTACACAAAGACAACCCGATCCAGCACCTGACCATGGAACAAGTCGACGCGATCTTCTCCTCGACTCGTCTGTGCGGTGCCAAAGCTGATGTGAAAACCTGGGGCGACCTGGGTGTGACCGGCGACCTGGCCAACAAGCCAGTACAACTGTTCGGCCGTAACTCGGTATCCGGCACTTATGGCTACTTCAAAGAAGAAGCCCTGTGCAAAGGCGACTACAAGCCAAACGTCAACGAACAACCAGGTTCGGCTTCGGTCGTGCAGTCGATCAGCTCCTCGCTGAACGGCATCGGTTACTCGGGCATCGGCTACAAGACCGCCAGCGTGAAGACCGTGGCCCTGGCCAAGAAAGGCAGCACTGACTTCATCGAAGACAGCGAAGAAAACGCCCTGAACGGTAAATACCCGCTGTCGCGTTTCCTCTACGTATATGTCAACAAGGCCCCGAACAAGCCTCTGGCCCCGCTGGAAGCCGAGTTCGTGAAACTGGTTCTGTCCAAGCAGGGCCAGGAAGTTGTAGTGAAAGACGGCTACATCCCACTGCCAGCCAAGGTTGCTGCAAAAGCACTGGCTGACCTGGGTCTGGCGGAAGGCGGCGCTGAAGTCGCAAAAAAGTAA